The following proteins are co-located in the Microbulbifer sp. VAAF005 genome:
- a CDS encoding alpha/beta hydrolase, which produces MAFFSPSLSRNELLKFSFNQLTLAGGLSVNYREMGPVDGVNILCLHGGGDSLSAWNAWATKLAEKYHVILVDLPGHGLTDPLPGGTYTPKHFADFIAEFVATLKLRDYVIAGHSFGGNGVLRYLTGHPNIPKAAILVSPGGYKCGKGLEMPAGIARFATSHWGRKMVAHIGSRGLLRKMLASKFFYNPQALPGEMLERIYLLSRYEKNRGTAINLVANATINFQPLPDLETIKIPVLFIWGAEDQIIPLSVGKYFSDKLPNGELIVYQKMGHMSHVENAEQSVTDAMEFLQRQGL; this is translated from the coding sequence ATGGCGTTTTTTAGTCCCAGTTTAAGTCGCAATGAGCTACTGAAATTCTCTTTTAATCAACTTACGCTGGCTGGTGGTTTATCCGTTAATTATCGCGAGATGGGGCCTGTTGATGGCGTTAATATACTTTGTCTTCACGGTGGTGGTGATTCACTGAGCGCCTGGAATGCCTGGGCGACAAAATTGGCAGAAAAATATCATGTTATTTTGGTGGACTTACCTGGGCATGGATTGACCGACCCGTTACCAGGAGGCACTTATACACCTAAGCATTTTGCCGATTTTATTGCAGAATTTGTCGCAACCCTGAAACTTAGGGACTATGTGATCGCTGGCCATTCATTTGGTGGAAATGGGGTTTTACGCTATTTAACAGGACATCCGAATATACCCAAGGCCGCTATTCTTGTCTCTCCCGGTGGTTATAAATGTGGCAAGGGACTGGAAATGCCTGCTGGTATTGCTCGATTTGCCACCAGCCATTGGGGGCGAAAAATGGTTGCGCACATTGGTAGTCGTGGATTATTGAGAAAAATGCTGGCTTCCAAATTTTTCTACAATCCGCAGGCTCTGCCGGGGGAAATGTTGGAACGAATCTATTTGCTTTCCCGCTATGAGAAGAATCGCGGTACAGCGATCAATTTGGTTGCTAATGCCACAATCAATTTCCAGCCGTTGCCGGACTTGGAGACTATAAAAATTCCAGTTTTATTTATCTGGGGGGCAGAAGATCAAATTATTCCCTTGTCCGTAGGAAAGTATTTCTCTGACAAGTTGCCTAATGGAGAGTTAATCGTGTATCAGAAGATGGGGCATATGTCCCATGTCGAAAATGCCGAACAAAGTGTCACCGACGCAATGGAGTTTTTGCAGCGTCAGGGGCTGTGA
- a CDS encoding outer membrane beta-barrel domain-containing protein — protein sequence METWFRRISVGSAALSALVGTQVCSAQQDDDVLADIVAPELERREIRDALIDSENIEIGLFAGVINVEDFGSNSLYGTSAAYHISEDFFIEATYAQTELGESSFERLSGAAPLLTDEQRELSYYNTSVGWNIFQGEYFVFDDWAFNANFYVVGGVGNTSFADEEHITYNFGAGVRMLANDWLAVRMDVRDHVFEHELFGEAQVTNNLSAQLGLTIFF from the coding sequence GTGGAAACTTGGTTTCGACGTATATCTGTAGGCTCTGCGGCGCTTTCAGCGTTGGTGGGGACTCAGGTATGTAGCGCCCAGCAGGATGATGATGTGCTCGCGGATATTGTCGCACCAGAACTGGAGCGCCGGGAGATACGTGATGCCCTGATAGATAGTGAAAATATAGAAATCGGTCTGTTTGCAGGTGTTATCAACGTCGAGGATTTCGGCTCAAACTCCCTGTACGGTACTTCAGCGGCCTACCACATCAGTGAAGATTTCTTTATTGAAGCCACCTATGCCCAGACCGAGTTAGGAGAATCCAGCTTTGAAAGGTTGAGCGGTGCTGCACCACTGTTGACTGATGAGCAGCGTGAACTCAGTTATTACAATACCTCTGTGGGCTGGAATATTTTCCAGGGTGAGTACTTTGTATTTGATGACTGGGCCTTCAATGCCAATTTTTATGTTGTTGGAGGTGTGGGAAATACCTCGTTTGCTGACGAAGAGCACATCACTTACAACTTTGGTGCTGGCGTGAGGATGCTTGCCAACGATTGGCTCGCTGTTCGCATGGATGTTCGCGATCATGTTTTTGAGCATGAATTATTTGGCGAAGCACAAGTCACCAATAACCTTTCCGCCCAATTGGGGCTCACCATCTTTTTCTAG
- a CDS encoding DUF3570 domain-containing protein → MAVAAVLPEERADNMYHAYSGGGVTIDGPSLLIRKNVGNNVSLSANYYVDMISGASIDVEATASEYTEQRDEFSLGADYLVDKTTISMGYTNSSENDYEAQTVAFGISQGFFGDLSTLGLRVSYGSDDVFRNGDDNFAEDAQHRRYAFSWNQILTQKLIAELSVETVADEGFLNNPYRSVRYLDESSGSGFSYQAEVYPTTRNSDAVALRAKYRLPYRAAVKAEYRHYADSWGVVSDNVEFRYIHPWKERDEWVLEGKIRYYQQSSADFYSDLFPYLNATNFRARDKELSNYTTLALGFGVSYELPKRWSVLKRRNTINLYWDHILFDYEDFLDVTVHGSDTSISPGEEPAYSFSANVIRLFWSVRF, encoded by the coding sequence ATGGCCGTTGCCGCAGTTCTTCCCGAGGAGAGAGCGGACAATATGTATCATGCCTATAGCGGTGGTGGAGTGACTATTGATGGGCCCTCCCTATTGATTCGAAAGAATGTCGGCAACAATGTATCCCTGTCTGCAAATTACTATGTGGATATGATATCCGGGGCATCTATTGATGTGGAAGCCACCGCTAGTGAGTACACTGAGCAGCGAGATGAGTTCTCTTTGGGGGCTGACTACCTGGTGGATAAAACCACAATCAGTATGGGGTATACCAATAGTTCCGAGAATGACTATGAGGCGCAAACAGTTGCCTTCGGAATTAGTCAGGGGTTCTTTGGCGATTTGAGCACCCTTGGTTTGCGGGTGAGTTACGGAAGCGATGATGTATTTCGTAATGGCGATGACAATTTTGCTGAGGATGCACAGCATCGCCGCTATGCATTTAGTTGGAATCAGATCCTCACGCAGAAGCTAATTGCTGAATTAAGTGTGGAAACGGTGGCTGACGAAGGTTTTCTTAATAATCCGTATCGCAGTGTCAGATACCTTGACGAATCCTCTGGCAGCGGATTTAGTTATCAAGCTGAAGTTTATCCAACAACTCGCAACAGTGATGCCGTTGCTTTAAGGGCTAAATACCGGCTGCCTTACCGAGCAGCCGTCAAGGCCGAATACAGACACTATGCGGATAGTTGGGGTGTTGTTTCGGATAATGTTGAGTTTCGCTATATCCACCCCTGGAAGGAACGGGATGAATGGGTTTTAGAGGGAAAAATTCGTTATTATCAGCAAAGTAGTGCAGACTTTTACAGCGATCTTTTCCCCTATCTCAACGCTACTAATTTTCGTGCTAGGGATAAAGAGTTGAGTAATTACACAACTCTAGCCCTTGGGTTTGGTGTATCTTACGAGCTGCCAAAACGTTGGTCAGTACTGAAACGACGCAATACGATTAATCTCTATTGGGACCATATCCTATTTGACTATGAGGATTTCCTAGATGTCACCGTGCATGGTTCTGATACATCTATCAGTCCTGGCGAGGAACCGGCTTATAGTTTCTCTGCGAATGTAATTCGATTATTTTGGTCAGTCCGTTTTTAG
- a CDS encoding DUF4266 domain-containing protein → MRALFLVCTLLLSTGCTVNPWVAPYERQFIADPIMGFEQDPVAARYMNHVYEAREAARGAEGGSGGGCGCN, encoded by the coding sequence ATGCGTGCATTGTTCCTAGTTTGCACTCTCTTGTTGAGCACAGGTTGTACTGTTAATCCTTGGGTTGCTCCTTATGAACGACAATTTATTGCCGATCCTATTATGGGGTTTGAACAGGACCCTGTAGCGGCTCGTTACATGAATCATGTGTACGAAGCCCGTGAAGCTGCGCGGGGTGCTGAAGGGGGAAGTGGAGGTGGATGTGGCTGTAACTAA
- a CDS encoding DUF2884 family protein produces MWKPIALSTLIGLGISSQAMAHDSFHVDTSTCTVSTNYAIEVGPDFFTVDGEDGKLVTFQLPNQLSVDGELLSLNSQQEQLLQEYRQQLHIAGRDTLVLTLEAVDIAMDGLSIAISTLAGPDHPDILELQQFSADLIQRTEDRLNREGEIYQLGNEEMGNYIEKTISEEFEPRIERLAMESAGTIAWHAFKAAFTGGESIEEQATEEAERLLEQRGKSIEQSANRLCTQLESIDRLESDLHQQVPELSHYDIVKAGLVVIN; encoded by the coding sequence ATGTGGAAGCCAATCGCACTTTCAACCCTGATAGGCCTCGGTATCAGTTCACAGGCAATGGCCCACGATTCTTTTCATGTCGATACCAGCACCTGCACAGTGTCTACGAATTACGCTATTGAAGTAGGCCCGGACTTCTTTACCGTCGATGGGGAAGACGGAAAACTGGTGACATTTCAGCTGCCCAACCAGCTATCAGTGGATGGTGAGTTGCTGTCCCTCAATTCTCAGCAGGAGCAACTACTTCAGGAATACCGCCAACAGCTACACATCGCCGGTCGCGACACACTGGTACTCACCCTTGAGGCGGTCGATATTGCAATGGATGGCCTATCCATTGCCATCAGCACCCTCGCCGGGCCGGACCACCCGGATATCCTCGAACTCCAACAGTTTTCCGCCGACCTGATCCAGCGCACTGAGGACCGCCTCAATCGAGAGGGCGAGATCTACCAGCTGGGAAACGAGGAAATGGGTAACTATATAGAGAAAACCATCTCTGAAGAGTTTGAACCCCGTATCGAACGCCTCGCTATGGAGTCCGCGGGAACTATTGCCTGGCATGCCTTCAAAGCTGCCTTTACCGGCGGAGAAAGCATTGAAGAACAGGCCACTGAAGAGGCGGAGCGGTTACTGGAACAGCGCGGTAAAAGTATTGAGCAGTCTGCAAACCGCTTGTGTACACAATTGGAATCCATCGATCGACTGGAAAGCGACCTACACCAGCAGGTACCAGAACTCAGTCACTACGACATAGTGAAAGCCGGCCTGGTTGTCATCAATTAG
- a CDS encoding NIPSNAP family protein, whose protein sequence is MTVTCFIEYKIDPFKLDAFRQYAENWGKIIPNCGGRLLGYYLPSEGTNFQAFGIINFDSLAHYEQYRKLLKQSPQGSENFQFATREKFILEEKRSFLNAVPETYLKFPQESH, encoded by the coding sequence ATGACTGTAACCTGTTTTATTGAATACAAGATCGATCCGTTTAAGCTTGATGCTTTCCGGCAGTATGCTGAGAACTGGGGCAAAATCATTCCCAATTGTGGCGGACGACTATTAGGATATTATCTACCTTCTGAGGGCACCAACTTTCAGGCCTTTGGTATTATTAATTTCGATAGCTTGGCTCATTATGAACAATATCGAAAACTGCTTAAGCAGTCTCCTCAGGGCAGTGAAAATTTTCAGTTTGCGACGAGAGAGAAGTTTATTCTTGAAGAGAAGCGAAGCTTTTTAAATGCTGTGCCAGAAACCTACCTGAAGTTCCCACAGGAAAGTCACTGA
- a CDS encoding outer membrane beta-barrel protein has product MLKLLRYFTGCFPVLIFLLVFAARASSEEASADSVVLDETPPAELEVTELIDEDESPKNAELVTVGNAFINIYRGPGRGYPIFYVAEYGEKIWLLKRRTDWVKVLTSRNKSGWVKVDDLREVYGENGEVVRVSLPDFSDVDDGYFYLGLSYGDFAGANSLGVSLSYQFTPNLSSELRATQAVGSYSDSQVYQVAMVHQPFPHWKVSPYFVLGAGVNITSPNATIVATEDRQDTTMLAGLGLRTYLSRRFAIRAEYTNHYLLTTQENNQEIVEWKLGFDVYL; this is encoded by the coding sequence ATGTTGAAATTACTTCGATATTTTACTGGTTGTTTCCCGGTACTTATATTTCTTCTCGTTTTTGCAGCGCGAGCTTCTTCTGAAGAAGCATCAGCGGATTCTGTTGTGTTAGATGAAACTCCGCCGGCAGAACTGGAAGTTACTGAGCTAATAGATGAGGATGAAAGCCCTAAGAATGCTGAATTGGTCACAGTGGGCAATGCATTTATCAATATTTATCGCGGCCCGGGTCGCGGTTATCCGATTTTCTATGTGGCGGAATATGGTGAAAAGATTTGGTTACTTAAGCGCCGCACCGACTGGGTAAAGGTGCTGACTTCGCGCAATAAAAGTGGCTGGGTAAAAGTAGACGATTTACGGGAAGTCTATGGAGAAAACGGGGAAGTTGTGCGTGTGTCACTACCAGACTTTTCTGATGTTGATGATGGCTACTTTTATCTGGGGTTGAGTTACGGAGATTTTGCTGGAGCAAATTCTCTGGGTGTTAGTCTAAGTTACCAATTTACCCCCAATTTATCTTCAGAATTACGTGCGACCCAAGCGGTAGGTTCCTATTCAGACAGCCAGGTATACCAGGTGGCGATGGTCCACCAGCCATTCCCCCACTGGAAAGTTTCCCCATATTTTGTTTTGGGTGCTGGGGTAAATATCACCTCTCCAAATGCCACGATTGTCGCCACCGAGGATCGACAGGATACAACTATGTTGGCCGGACTGGGGTTGCGCACTTATCTATCGCGCCGTTTTGCCATTAGGGCTGAATACACTAATCATTACTTGCTTACCACGCAGGAAAATAATCAGGAGATTGTCGAGTGGAAACTTGGTTTCGACGTATATCTGTAG
- a CDS encoding antibiotic biosynthesis monooxygenase produces MIAVIFEVTPKPSGKDKYLAVAADLKEHLTNFDGFISVERFQSLNQPRKILSLSIWRDEESVVNWKNHKAHCDAQHLGKKQLFDNYRIRIGEILRDYSMQ; encoded by the coding sequence ATGATCGCCGTCATATTTGAAGTTACACCAAAGCCTTCAGGAAAAGACAAATATCTGGCCGTTGCAGCGGACCTAAAAGAACACCTAACTAACTTCGATGGATTTATCTCAGTCGAGAGATTTCAAAGCCTCAATCAGCCAAGAAAAATTTTGTCGCTCTCTATTTGGCGGGATGAAGAGTCTGTAGTGAACTGGAAAAATCACAAGGCACATTGTGATGCACAACACCTAGGCAAAAAACAACTATTTGATAACTACCGTATAAGGATTGGAGAAATTCTTCGGGATTACTCTATGCAATAA
- a CDS encoding LamG domain-containing protein gives MKFYKCLPTVENSLTTRTLGIASLFCAALALSACSGGSGEGTESQPDTTDSDGTAAYAGPAPETEDVNQYKLYIWDNLAATNRCGSCHVENNQSPHFVRGDDINAAYNAGRELINLSSPEESRLVTKVGGGHNCWLSSDDACAEIITNYIEEWARATGSLSNTITLVAPVEREVGASKSFPDSSSGFSSTVYPLLRSYCANCHSEEATTAQTPYFASSDVDLAYEYAVSKINLDSPSESRFSVRLGSEYHNCWDDCSDNEAEMTDAIQAFADTISVTEVDPDWVISKALRLTDGIVASSGGRIESNAIALYEFKTGSGTTAYDTSGVNPAIDLALSGDVEWIESWGLQLKGGKAQGATATSSKLHDTLTATGEYSIEIWAAPANVSQDGPARIITYSGGDDIRNFTLGQDQYSYTVQNRNDNTDADGMPALETDDADQVVQASLQHVVATYDPINGRKLYVNGSNTGEPDLSEAGLLSTWDDTFALAVGSEVSNGNSWEGSIRLLAIHSRALSEEDIATNYEVGVGEKYLLLFKVEEHTGIAESYVMFTVQQFDNYAYLFSEPTFVSLDETVDPSGVAIEGIRIGINGREAEVGQAWAKLATSVDDSYVAGEGQQLSRLGTIITLDKGALDDEFFLTFEKIGSETYNREADTSAEPAEDADLDPQSRIGLRRFEQIHANLSQATGVSMADPDIYETWETVKRQLPVDSDIEGFLAAQQMGITQLAVKYCSTLVDSSDRSSYFSGFDFSASADTAFDSASKRALIIDPLMEGLLGHEMNWHDGSVSQLASAPDLASVEAELDSLIDTMTACGSSCESDRTETTVKAVCAAAMGSAMILIH, from the coding sequence ATGAAATTCTATAAATGTCTCCCAACAGTGGAAAATTCGTTAACCACCCGCACCCTGGGTATTGCTTCTCTGTTTTGTGCCGCTTTAGCCCTCAGTGCTTGTAGTGGTGGCAGTGGCGAGGGCACGGAAAGTCAGCCTGACACCACTGATAGTGATGGTACCGCAGCCTATGCCGGGCCAGCCCCAGAGACCGAAGATGTCAACCAATACAAACTCTATATTTGGGATAACCTGGCGGCAACAAATCGCTGCGGTAGTTGTCACGTTGAAAATAATCAGAGTCCGCATTTTGTTCGTGGTGACGATATCAATGCTGCCTACAATGCGGGGCGCGAGCTAATTAATTTATCATCACCCGAAGAGTCCCGCTTGGTAACCAAGGTTGGCGGAGGGCACAATTGCTGGCTATCAAGCGATGATGCCTGTGCGGAAATTATTACCAACTATATTGAGGAATGGGCTAGAGCGACCGGTAGTCTGAGCAACACGATAACCCTTGTCGCCCCTGTCGAGCGTGAAGTAGGTGCCAGCAAAAGTTTTCCTGACTCTAGCAGCGGATTTAGCTCCACAGTTTATCCACTTCTACGCAGCTACTGCGCCAACTGTCACAGTGAAGAGGCAACAACCGCACAAACCCCTTATTTCGCCAGTTCCGATGTTGATCTGGCATACGAATATGCAGTTAGTAAAATAAATCTGGACTCTCCAAGCGAATCTCGATTCTCTGTGCGACTGGGTAGTGAATATCATAACTGTTGGGATGACTGCTCAGATAACGAAGCGGAAATGACCGATGCAATTCAGGCCTTTGCCGACACCATCAGTGTCACCGAGGTGGACCCCGACTGGGTTATCAGTAAGGCACTGCGCCTGACAGACGGTATTGTCGCAAGTAGTGGTGGCCGAATCGAGAGTAATGCAATTGCTCTTTACGAATTTAAAACCGGCAGCGGCACTACAGCCTACGATACCTCTGGGGTAAATCCTGCAATTGATCTCGCCCTCTCCGGCGATGTGGAATGGATCGAATCCTGGGGACTGCAATTAAAAGGGGGAAAAGCACAGGGGGCTACAGCCACCAGCAGCAAACTTCACGATACCCTCACTGCCACCGGTGAATACTCTATCGAAATCTGGGCCGCCCCGGCCAATGTCTCACAAGATGGGCCCGCGCGAATCATCACCTACTCCGGTGGTGATGATATTCGCAACTTTACCCTCGGTCAGGATCAATACAGCTACACCGTACAAAACCGCAACGACAACACAGATGCGGATGGTATGCCTGCCCTGGAAACCGATGACGCTGACCAGGTTGTACAAGCCAGCCTGCAGCACGTGGTGGCCACTTACGATCCAATTAATGGGCGCAAGCTTTACGTCAATGGCTCAAACACAGGGGAGCCTGACCTCAGCGAAGCCGGTTTGCTATCCACCTGGGACGATACCTTCGCGCTCGCCGTAGGTAGTGAAGTCAGTAACGGAAATAGCTGGGAGGGCTCCATTCGCCTTTTGGCAATTCACTCCCGAGCGCTGTCTGAAGAGGATATTGCCACCAACTACGAAGTCGGTGTCGGTGAAAAATATCTGCTTTTATTTAAGGTTGAAGAGCACACTGGCATTGCCGAAAGCTATGTCATGTTTACTGTTCAGCAATTTGATAATTACGCCTACCTCTTTAGCGAACCTACCTTTGTCAGCCTCGACGAGACTGTCGATCCATCGGGGGTCGCCATTGAGGGAATCCGGATCGGTATTAACGGTCGCGAGGCAGAAGTAGGCCAAGCCTGGGCCAAATTGGCTACCTCTGTCGACGATAGTTACGTGGCAGGTGAAGGTCAGCAGTTATCCAGACTCGGAACCATTATCACTTTGGATAAAGGTGCCCTCGACGATGAATTTTTCCTGACCTTCGAAAAAATTGGCAGCGAAACTTATAACCGGGAAGCAGACACTTCAGCGGAACCGGCCGAGGATGCTGATCTTGACCCGCAATCCCGCATAGGATTGCGCCGGTTTGAACAAATTCATGCAAACCTGTCCCAGGCGACCGGAGTTTCCATGGCCGACCCGGATATCTACGAAACTTGGGAAACAGTGAAGCGCCAGCTTCCGGTAGATAGTGATATCGAAGGATTCCTGGCAGCGCAGCAAATGGGTATTACCCAGCTGGCAGTGAAATACTGCAGTACTTTAGTGGACTCCAGTGACCGCAGCAGCTATTTCAGCGGATTTGACTTCAGTGCTTCCGCCGACACTGCCTTCGATAGTGCCAGCAAGCGGGCGCTGATTATCGATCCACTTATGGAAGGATTGCTTGGCCACGAGATGAACTGGCACGACGGCAGTGTCTCACAGCTGGCCAGCGCTCCTGACCTGGCTTCTGTAGAGGCTGAACTTGACTCACTAATCGATACCATGACTGCTTGTGGCAGCAGTTGCGAGTCAGACCGCACAGAAACCACTGTGAAAGCCGTATGCGCTGCAGCAATGGGCAGTGCGATGATCCTGATTCACTAA
- a CDS encoding pyridoxal-dependent decarboxylase yields the protein MDNNDSKNFSNAIEVLSLAARYAEEYVADIRDRRVSPSAFDIDQMQFFNSDLARAGEPAEAVVESLHRYGSPATVASTGGRFFGLVVGGATPASMGAAVMNAVWDQVAVLEASAPSAIYLERIAAIWILELLTLPMESSVGFTTGSSMANMVCLAAARNTLYQKLNIDLAKSGLAGAPPLRIVVSEQSHVTVHKALSILGFGMDQVIKAPCDEQGRVRADTFPEVDETTIICLQAGNVNSGSFDPFAGIIPEAKSKGAWVHVDGAFGLWAAASPAKSVLTTGVDQADSWAVDAHKWLNTPYDCGLAICRKPGAVHNVMTTQAPYLQVGSLVPPKDMVPEFSRRARGVEVWAAIQEMGPKGVAAMIDRCCIHAQHLCEGLAEMGYEILNDVVLNQVVATIGTAEDIQEIVRAIQEEGVCWFGATTWRGKTALRISVSSWATTDNDIALTLDAICRATEAQMSR from the coding sequence ATGGATAATAATGACAGCAAAAATTTTTCTAATGCCATAGAAGTACTATCCCTGGCAGCGCGGTACGCTGAGGAATATGTTGCTGATATTCGCGATCGCCGCGTAAGTCCGTCCGCCTTTGATATTGATCAAATGCAATTTTTTAACAGTGACTTGGCCCGGGCTGGGGAACCGGCAGAGGCTGTTGTCGAGAGCCTGCATCGTTACGGTTCTCCGGCAACAGTTGCCAGTACCGGTGGGCGTTTTTTCGGGCTGGTGGTAGGTGGGGCTACGCCAGCTTCTATGGGCGCGGCGGTAATGAACGCCGTTTGGGACCAAGTGGCGGTTTTGGAGGCATCGGCGCCTTCTGCAATTTATCTGGAGCGTATTGCGGCAATCTGGATATTGGAATTGTTAACCTTGCCGATGGAAAGTAGTGTGGGTTTCACCACAGGGTCATCTATGGCCAATATGGTGTGCTTGGCTGCTGCGCGAAATACGCTTTATCAAAAATTAAATATCGACCTGGCAAAAAGCGGGCTAGCCGGTGCGCCGCCACTGCGTATTGTTGTTTCTGAACAGTCCCATGTCACAGTTCACAAGGCACTCTCTATTCTTGGATTTGGTATGGATCAGGTGATTAAAGCGCCCTGTGATGAACAGGGGAGGGTGCGAGCAGATACTTTTCCCGAGGTTGATGAAACCACCATTATTTGCCTTCAGGCGGGCAACGTAAACTCCGGCAGTTTTGATCCGTTTGCAGGCATAATTCCCGAAGCTAAATCCAAAGGTGCCTGGGTACATGTCGACGGTGCCTTTGGTTTGTGGGCAGCGGCATCTCCAGCGAAATCAGTGTTGACTACTGGAGTAGACCAAGCAGATTCCTGGGCTGTAGATGCTCATAAATGGCTAAATACGCCTTATGACTGCGGTTTGGCAATTTGTCGAAAGCCGGGGGCTGTACACAATGTGATGACAACCCAGGCGCCATACTTGCAAGTGGGATCGCTGGTGCCGCCCAAGGATATGGTGCCAGAATTCTCACGTCGGGCCAGAGGGGTGGAAGTGTGGGCGGCAATTCAGGAGATGGGCCCGAAAGGAGTTGCGGCGATGATTGATCGCTGCTGCATCCATGCCCAACATCTGTGCGAAGGCCTGGCAGAAATGGGCTATGAGATCCTTAACGATGTAGTGTTAAACCAGGTGGTGGCAACTATTGGCACTGCGGAAGATATCCAAGAGATAGTCAGAGCCATACAGGAGGAGGGAGTCTGCTGGTTTGGAGCGACTACCTGGAGAGGAAAAACGGCCCTGCGTATTAGCGTCTCTTCCTGGGCGACTACCGATAATGATATTGCCCTTACCCTGGATGCTATTTGCCGGGCGACGGAGGCTCAGATGTCCAGATAA
- a CDS encoding DUF998 domain-containing protein, with product MNNYPLGILFFLFGLHIIQIEQAPVVLTIIGVLIIIHGIGTWVAGYFPMDADPYTKTPSLECQIHSWAGMFMLFSLLIAPLLSTFSSYFSIEFRLFSTACLLASIYFTVTLKKPTRKKSTPACTNVSAMEHS from the coding sequence ATTAACAACTACCCACTTGGCATATTATTCTTCTTATTTGGTCTGCATATAATTCAAATTGAACAGGCCCCAGTTGTACTTACCATCATTGGAGTTTTAATTATTATCCACGGTATTGGAACCTGGGTTGCGGGTTATTTTCCTATGGATGCGGATCCCTATACAAAAACCCCTAGTCTTGAATGCCAGATACACTCCTGGGCGGGGATGTTTATGTTGTTTTCTTTACTCATTGCGCCATTGCTAAGTACTTTCAGTAGTTACTTCTCAATAGAATTCAGGTTATTTAGTACAGCCTGCTTGCTCGCTTCTATCTATTTTACTGTTACCTTAAAAAAGCCTACGAGGAAAAAATCAACCCCGGCCTGCACCAACGTCTCAGCTATGGAGCACAGTTGA
- a CDS encoding helix-turn-helix domain-containing protein, translated as MEPDISVISSLIGDRARSKILMALMSGKALTATELACEADVTAQTASNHLSKLVDSKLLIVRKQGRHKYFQLASHQIAEALEALLNLSSTLVPQKVTTGPADPDLRKSRICYDHLAGMTGVLLYEALLASELLSEQSQQVSLTEEGEIFFQERGAAVTSFKQRKRPVCKSCLDWSERKSHLAGSLGQWILEDALAKQWAVRRADSRAITFSQKGLLLFSKRYQIDCSKLL; from the coding sequence ATGGAACCTGACATTTCGGTAATATCCAGTTTGATTGGGGATCGGGCGCGCTCAAAAATATTGATGGCGCTTATGAGTGGAAAAGCACTGACAGCAACAGAGTTAGCCTGTGAGGCCGATGTGACTGCACAGACTGCAAGCAACCATCTTTCCAAGCTGGTAGATAGCAAGCTGCTGATAGTTCGCAAGCAGGGTAGGCACAAGTACTTTCAGCTGGCGAGTCATCAAATTGCCGAAGCGCTAGAGGCGTTGCTCAATCTGAGTAGCACCCTGGTACCTCAAAAAGTTACCACTGGACCCGCAGATCCAGATTTAAGGAAGTCCCGTATCTGCTATGACCATTTAGCAGGAATGACTGGTGTTCTATTGTACGAGGCGCTATTGGCTAGTGAGTTACTCTCTGAGCAATCACAGCAAGTTTCCTTGACTGAAGAGGGCGAAATATTTTTCCAGGAACGAGGGGCAGCCGTAACGAGTTTTAAGCAACGTAAGCGCCCTGTTTGCAAGTCATGCCTAGACTGGAGCGAACGAAAAAGCCACCTTGCAGGCAGCTTGGGCCAATGGATACTCGAAGATGCCTTGGCAAAGCAGTGGGCGGTTAGAAGAGCGGACTCCAGGGCGATTACTTTCTCCCAGAAAGGGCTTTTACTGTTTTCGAAGCGTTATCAGATTGATTGCTCCAAGTTGCTATAA